A single region of the Mus caroli chromosome 16, CAROLI_EIJ_v1.1, whole genome shotgun sequence genome encodes:
- the LOC110311170 gene encoding keratin-associated protein 6-5-like has product MCGYYGNYYGGRGYGCCGYGGLGYGYGGLGCGYGSYYGCGYRGXGCGYGYGCGYGSGSLYGCGYGCGSGYGSGFGYYY; this is encoded by the coding sequence ATGTGTGGCTACTACGGAAACTACTATGGTGGCAGAGGCTATGGCTGCTGTGGCTATGGAGGCCTGGGCTATGGCTATGGAGGCCTGGGCTGTGGCTATGGCTCCTACTATGGCTGTGGCTACCGTGGANTGGGCtgtggctatggctatggctgtggctatggctcAGGCTCTCTCTATGGCTGTGGCTATGGATGCGGTTCTGGCTATGGATCTGGATTTGGCTACTACTATTGA
- the LOC110311156 gene encoding keratin-associated protein 6-5-like: protein MCGYYGNYYGGRGYGXCGYGGLGYGYGGLGCGYGSYYGCGYRGXGCGYGYGCGYGSGSLYGCGYGCGSGYGSGFGYYY, encoded by the coding sequence ATGTGTGGCTACTACGGAAACTACTATGGCGGCAGAGGCTATGGCTGNTGTGGCTATGGAGGCCTGGGCTATGGCTATGGAGGCCTGGGCTGTGGCTATGGCTCCTACTATGGCTGTGGCTACCGTGGANTGGGCtgtggctatggctatggctgtggctatggctcAGGCTCTCTCTATGGCTGTGGCTATGGATGTGGCTCTGGCTATGGCTCTGGATTTGGCTACTACTACTGA